One stretch of Streptomyces sp. A2-16 DNA includes these proteins:
- a CDS encoding 3-keto-5-aminohexanoate cleavage protein produces MVQVCLNGPRGAADGVAVPLTPESMAQAAAEAVAAGATDIHVHPKTPCGQDSLSPRVVAATLDAIRARVPVPVGVTTGAWADPDPEDRLARIRSWTVLPDHASVNWHEPGAESLAAALIDLGVGVEAGIWSGTDGAARFAVSALAPKVLRVLAEVTDTEAAEASARALLTELGPAHGRPVLLHGEDAGAWPVLRLAGRLGLATRIGLEDTLFLPDGRRAVSNAQLVAEGLVQYGWAHRSS; encoded by the coding sequence ATGGTGCAGGTGTGTCTGAACGGCCCGCGCGGGGCCGCCGACGGAGTGGCGGTGCCGCTCACGCCCGAGTCCATGGCGCAGGCGGCGGCCGAGGCCGTCGCGGCGGGTGCCACGGACATCCATGTCCACCCCAAGACGCCTTGCGGACAGGACAGTCTGTCGCCGCGGGTGGTCGCGGCGACGCTCGACGCGATCCGCGCGCGGGTGCCGGTCCCGGTCGGCGTGACGACCGGCGCCTGGGCGGACCCGGACCCAGAGGACCGGCTCGCCCGCATCCGGAGCTGGACCGTGCTGCCCGACCACGCCTCGGTGAACTGGCACGAGCCGGGGGCCGAGTCACTGGCCGCGGCACTGATCGACCTGGGTGTCGGTGTGGAGGCCGGCATCTGGTCGGGCACGGACGGGGCGGCCCGGTTCGCGGTGTCCGCGCTCGCCCCGAAGGTGCTGCGTGTCCTCGCGGAGGTGACGGACACCGAGGCGGCGGAGGCCTCCGCACGCGCACTCCTCACTGAACTCGGCCCGGCCCACGGCCGCCCCGTCCTGCTGCACGGCGAGGACGCCGGGGCCTGGCCGGTGCTGCGGCTCGCCGGGCGGCTGGGTCTCGCGACGAGGATCGGCCTGGAGGACACGCTGTTCCTGCCGGACGGCCGACGGGCCGTGTCCAACGCTCAGTTGGTGGCCGAGGGGCTGGTCCAGTACGGGTGGGCCCACCGCTCGTCGTAG
- a CDS encoding AMP-binding protein, giving the protein MTESRYAAKPWLSLLSEAQRGPVEPDDSLVHALRRAVSEAPERPFLAYFDGRLGYREVDELSDSVAGHLATRGLQRGDRVAILLQNSPLFVLALLGAWKAGAVVVPVNPMYKSGEVGHVLRDGEVAALICSDRAWESYLRETAADSPVRIVLTGCELDFQTRGDARVLTFERLPRAEDTDDLVAVARAGHKAPEGRDVTPSDIALISYTSGTSGTPKGATNTHGNLMYNAERQRTGLGLPDAPVYFALAPLFHITGMVCQLGACLNSVGTLVLAYRFEAGVVLEAFAEHRPHYTVGPSTAFMALAAHPDVTREHFSSFVNISSGGAPLPPALVEKFRAGFGPYIRNGYGLTECSAPCASVPPEREAPVDPVSGTLAVGVPGPDTVVRIVDDSGAEVPFGEQGEIVVRGPQVVPGYWRRPDATAETFPGGELRTGDIGFMDPQGWLYVVDRKKDMINASGFKVWPREVEDVLYTHPAVREAAVVGVPDGYRGETVKAYISLRPGAETDPGALAAFCKERLAAYKYPRHVEILPELPKTASGKILRRELRSRPHNSE; this is encoded by the coding sequence ATGACCGAGTCCCGTTACGCGGCCAAGCCCTGGTTGAGCCTGCTCAGCGAGGCCCAGCGCGGTCCCGTCGAGCCCGACGACTCCCTCGTGCACGCCCTGCGGCGGGCCGTCTCCGAGGCGCCGGAGCGGCCCTTCCTCGCCTACTTCGACGGGCGGCTCGGCTACCGCGAGGTCGACGAGCTCAGCGACTCGGTCGCCGGGCACCTCGCCACTCGCGGTCTGCAGCGCGGGGACCGGGTGGCGATCCTGCTCCAGAACTCCCCGCTGTTCGTCCTCGCGCTGCTCGGTGCCTGGAAGGCGGGCGCGGTCGTCGTGCCCGTCAACCCCATGTACAAGTCGGGGGAGGTCGGCCATGTCCTGCGGGACGGCGAGGTGGCCGCGCTGATCTGCTCCGACCGCGCCTGGGAGTCGTATCTGCGCGAGACGGCGGCGGACTCGCCGGTGCGGATCGTGCTCACCGGCTGCGAGCTGGACTTCCAGACCCGCGGGGACGCGCGCGTGCTCACCTTCGAGCGGCTGCCGCGGGCCGAGGACACCGACGACCTCGTCGCGGTCGCGCGGGCCGGGCACAAGGCGCCCGAGGGCCGGGACGTCACGCCCTCCGACATCGCGCTGATCAGCTACACCTCCGGCACCAGCGGCACACCCAAGGGCGCCACCAACACGCACGGCAACCTCATGTACAACGCCGAGCGGCAGCGGACCGGGCTCGGCCTTCCCGACGCGCCCGTCTACTTCGCGCTCGCGCCGCTGTTCCACATCACCGGGATGGTCTGCCAGCTCGGGGCGTGTCTGAACAGCGTCGGCACGCTGGTGCTGGCGTACCGCTTCGAGGCGGGCGTGGTCCTGGAGGCGTTCGCCGAGCACCGGCCGCACTACACCGTCGGCCCGTCGACCGCGTTCATGGCGCTGGCCGCCCACCCGGACGTCACCCGCGAGCACTTCTCGTCCTTCGTCAACATCTCCTCGGGCGGGGCCCCGCTGCCGCCCGCCCTGGTGGAGAAGTTCCGGGCCGGCTTCGGGCCGTACATCCGCAACGGCTACGGACTGACCGAGTGCTCCGCGCCCTGCGCCTCCGTGCCGCCGGAGCGGGAGGCGCCGGTCGACCCGGTGTCGGGGACGCTGGCCGTGGGGGTGCCGGGGCCCGACACGGTCGTACGGATCGTCGACGACAGCGGTGCCGAGGTGCCCTTCGGCGAGCAGGGCGAGATCGTCGTGCGCGGCCCCCAGGTGGTGCCCGGCTACTGGCGCCGTCCCGACGCGACCGCCGAGACCTTCCCGGGCGGCGAACTGCGCACGGGTGACATCGGCTTCATGGACCCGCAGGGCTGGCTGTACGTCGTCGACCGCAAGAAGGACATGATCAACGCGTCCGGCTTCAAGGTGTGGCCGCGCGAGGTCGAGGACGTGCTGTACACGCATCCTGCGGTGCGCGAGGCGGCCGTCGTCGGGGTGCCCGACGGGTACCGCGGGGAGACTGTCAAGGCGTACATCAGCCTCCGTCCGGGTGCCGAAACCGACCCCGGTGCGCTCGCCGCGTTCTGCAAGGAGAGACTGGCCGCCTACAAATACCCGCGGCACGTGGAGATCCTGCCCGAGTTGCCGAAGACGGCAAGTGGGAAGATCCTCCGTCGGGAACTGCGTTCCCGACCGCACAACAGCGAATGA
- a CDS encoding acyl-CoA dehydrogenase translates to MDFAFDARTEELRAKLLAFMDEYVYPAEAVAEEQRALLASPWDTPAVVEELKAEARRQGLWNLFLPDAEYGAGLTNLQYAPLAEITGRSPQLAPTALNCAAPDTGNMEVLSQFGDERQKKQWLEPLLAGEIRSAFAMTEPEVASADATNITTYIERDGDDYVVTGRKWYISGAMNPDCKIFIVMGKTDPDGADIRRQQSMILVPRDTPGVTVKRAMQVFGYEDHYHGGHAEVIFDHARVPASNLIGEEGGGFAIAQARLGPGRIHHCMRLIGMAERAIELMCRRAVSRTAFGKALAQQGVVHNWIADARVTVEQLRLLVLKTAWLMDTVGNRGAHTEIQSIKIATPRAVVDIIDRAIQLHGAGGVSQDFPLAELYAGARTLMIADGPDEVHQRSLARRELKKYL, encoded by the coding sequence ATGGACTTCGCGTTCGACGCACGCACCGAGGAGCTGCGCGCCAAGCTGCTCGCCTTCATGGACGAGTACGTCTACCCCGCCGAGGCCGTCGCGGAGGAGCAGCGCGCCCTGCTGGCCTCCCCGTGGGACACCCCGGCGGTGGTGGAGGAGCTGAAGGCGGAGGCGCGCAGGCAGGGCCTGTGGAACCTCTTCCTGCCCGACGCCGAGTACGGCGCGGGACTCACCAACCTCCAGTACGCGCCCCTCGCCGAGATCACCGGCCGCTCCCCGCAGCTCGCGCCCACCGCGCTGAACTGTGCCGCGCCGGACACCGGCAACATGGAGGTGCTGAGCCAGTTCGGCGACGAGCGGCAGAAGAAGCAGTGGCTGGAGCCGCTGCTCGCCGGTGAGATCCGCTCGGCGTTCGCGATGACCGAGCCGGAGGTGGCCTCCGCCGACGCCACCAACATCACCACGTACATCGAGCGCGACGGCGACGACTACGTCGTCACGGGCCGCAAGTGGTACATCTCCGGGGCGATGAACCCGGACTGCAAGATCTTCATCGTGATGGGCAAGACCGACCCGGACGGGGCGGACATCCGCCGCCAGCAGTCCATGATCCTGGTCCCCCGCGACACCCCGGGCGTCACCGTCAAGCGCGCGATGCAGGTCTTCGGCTACGAGGACCACTACCACGGCGGCCACGCCGAGGTGATCTTCGACCACGCGCGCGTGCCGGCCTCCAACCTGATCGGCGAGGAGGGCGGCGGCTTCGCCATCGCGCAGGCCCGCCTGGGCCCCGGCCGGATCCACCACTGCATGCGCCTCATCGGCATGGCCGAGCGGGCGATCGAGCTGATGTGCAGGCGGGCCGTGTCCCGTACGGCCTTCGGCAAGGCGCTGGCCCAGCAGGGGGTGGTCCACAACTGGATCGCCGACGCGCGCGTGACCGTGGAACAGCTGCGCCTGCTGGTCCTGAAGACGGCCTGGCTGATGGACACGGTCGGCAACCGGGGCGCCCACACCGAGATCCAGTCGATCAAGATCGCCACGCCCCGCGCGGTCGTCGACATCATCGACCGTGCCATCCAGTTGCACGGCGCGGGCGGAGTGAGCCAGGACTTCCCCCTGGCCGAGCTCTACGCCGGCGCCCGCACCCTGATGATCGCGGACGGCCCGGACGAGGTGCACCAGCGGTCGCTGGCCCGGCGGGAGCTGAAGAAGTACCTGTAG
- a CDS encoding TetR/AcrR family transcriptional regulator: protein MPRTTDGDGTPVPQRLLAAATRLFAEQGYDRTSVQEIVEAAGVTKGALYHYFGSKDDLLHEVYARVLRVQQERLDALANADEPIEKRLRAAAADVVVTTIENLDDAMIFFRSMHHLSPEKNKQVRAERRKYHERFRALIEEGQEAGVFSTATPADLVVDYHFGSVHHLSTWYRPDGPMSPQEVADHLADLLLRSLRP, encoded by the coding sequence GTGCCCAGGACGACGGACGGAGACGGTACGCCCGTCCCGCAGCGGCTGCTGGCCGCCGCCACCCGGCTCTTCGCCGAGCAGGGCTACGACCGCACCTCCGTGCAGGAGATCGTCGAGGCGGCCGGCGTCACCAAGGGGGCGCTGTACCACTACTTCGGTTCCAAGGACGACCTCCTGCACGAGGTGTACGCGCGCGTGCTGCGCGTCCAGCAGGAGCGCCTGGACGCGCTCGCGAACGCCGACGAGCCGATCGAGAAGCGGCTGCGGGCGGCGGCCGCCGACGTCGTGGTCACCACGATCGAGAACCTCGACGACGCGATGATCTTCTTCCGCTCGATGCACCACCTGAGCCCCGAGAAGAACAAGCAGGTCAGGGCCGAGCGGCGCAAGTACCACGAGCGCTTCCGCGCGCTCATCGAGGAGGGCCAGGAAGCGGGCGTCTTCTCGACGGCGACCCCGGCCGACCTCGTCGTGGACTACCACTTCGGCTCCGTCCACCACCTGTCGACCTGGTACCGCCCGGACGGCCCGATGAGCCCCCAGGAGGTGGCCGACCACCTGGCCGACCTCCTCCTGCGGTCCCTGCGGCCCTAG
- a CDS encoding SDR family oxidoreductase: MVEALQDAGVVVTGAGGGIGAALARRFAAEGARVVVNDLDAGRAKAVAEEVGGIAMAGDASAVVSEARDALNGVVDVYCANAGVAIGSGNADEPLDETGWATSWDVNVMAHVRAAHALLPEWLERGSGRFVSTVSAAGLLTMIGAAPYAVTKHGAYAFAEYLSLTYRHRGIKVHAICPQGVRTDMLAATGTAGDLVLKPTAVEPEDVAEALFRGIEEDRFLILPHPEVAEYYRTRAAEPDRWLAGMNHLQRKWEEVR; the protein is encoded by the coding sequence ATGGTGGAAGCCCTGCAGGACGCCGGAGTGGTTGTGACCGGAGCGGGAGGCGGCATCGGGGCCGCGCTCGCGCGGCGGTTCGCTGCGGAAGGGGCCCGGGTCGTCGTCAACGACCTCGACGCCGGGCGGGCCAAGGCCGTCGCCGAGGAGGTCGGGGGGATCGCCATGGCCGGGGACGCCTCGGCCGTCGTCTCCGAGGCCCGTGACGCCCTGAACGGCGTCGTCGACGTCTACTGCGCCAACGCCGGGGTCGCCATCGGGAGCGGGAACGCCGACGAGCCGCTCGACGAGACCGGCTGGGCCACCTCCTGGGACGTCAACGTCATGGCCCATGTACGGGCCGCCCACGCGCTGCTTCCCGAATGGCTGGAGCGGGGGAGCGGGCGGTTCGTGTCCACCGTCTCCGCCGCCGGGCTGCTGACCATGATCGGGGCCGCCCCCTACGCCGTCACCAAGCACGGGGCGTACGCCTTCGCCGAGTACCTGTCGCTGACGTACCGCCACCGCGGGATCAAGGTGCACGCGATCTGCCCGCAGGGGGTGCGCACCGACATGCTCGCGGCCACCGGGACCGCGGGGGACCTGGTGCTCAAGCCGACCGCCGTCGAGCCGGAGGACGTGGCCGAGGCCCTCTTCCGGGGGATCGAGGAGGACCGGTTCCTGATCCTTCCGCACCCGGAGGTCGCCGAGTACTACCGGACCCGGGCCGCCGAACCCGATCGCTGGCTGGCCGGCATGAACCACCTCCAGCGCAAGTGGGAGGAGGTCCGATGA
- a CDS encoding DUF1343 domain-containing protein, with protein sequence MRLSRRTLLAAATATASLTSAPPTQAAHPRRRTGFENLVASGYEQLQGQRVGVVTNPTGVTRDVRHIVDVMHADERVNLTAVFGPEHGFRGTAQAGGSEGRYDDPATGLPVYDTYLKSGRPLADIFTASAVDTVVFDIQDVGARFYTYIWTLYDCMEAAQLAGKRFVVLDRPNPVTGRTARGPVLHREFATFVGRQPISQAHGMTVAELARLFNGEFLTTPVPLDTVLMTGWRRSEFYDAWDLPWVPPSPNMPTPDTALVYSGTCLFEGTNLSEGRGTTRPFELLGAEGLDGRWAAAANELGLPGAHFREAYFAPTFSKFQGKTIGGMQIHVHDKAAYDPVRTGVALLVTARNVWSGFAWRPDNWIDKLTGSALVRTMIDAGADTDEVVAGWREELSAFRRIRKNYLLYG encoded by the coding sequence ATGCGCCTATCCAGACGGACCCTGCTGGCAGCGGCAACGGCAACGGCGTCACTCACCTCCGCACCCCCCACCCAAGCAGCCCACCCGCGCAGACGTACCGGTTTCGAGAACCTGGTTGCGAGCGGCTACGAACAACTGCAGGGTCAGCGCGTCGGCGTCGTCACCAACCCCACCGGCGTCACCCGCGACGTCCGGCACATCGTCGACGTGATGCACGCCGACGAGAGGGTGAATCTCACCGCCGTCTTCGGCCCCGAGCACGGCTTCCGGGGCACCGCGCAAGCGGGAGGCTCCGAGGGCCGCTACGACGACCCCGCGACCGGACTCCCCGTCTACGACACCTATCTGAAGAGCGGGCGGCCCCTCGCCGACATCTTCACCGCCTCCGCCGTGGACACGGTCGTCTTCGACATCCAGGACGTCGGCGCCCGCTTCTACACCTACATCTGGACCCTGTACGACTGCATGGAGGCGGCCCAGCTGGCCGGCAAGCGCTTCGTCGTCCTGGACCGCCCGAACCCGGTCACCGGTCGCACGGCACGGGGCCCGGTCCTGCACCGGGAGTTCGCGACCTTCGTGGGCAGACAGCCCATCTCCCAGGCGCACGGCATGACCGTCGCGGAGCTGGCCCGGCTCTTCAACGGCGAGTTCCTCACCACCCCCGTCCCGCTGGACACGGTCCTGATGACGGGCTGGCGGCGCTCGGAGTTCTACGACGCCTGGGACCTGCCCTGGGTCCCGCCGAGCCCGAACATGCCGACCCCCGACACGGCCCTGGTGTACTCCGGCACCTGTCTCTTCGAGGGCACGAACCTCTCCGAGGGCCGCGGCACCACCCGCCCCTTCGAACTCCTCGGCGCCGAGGGGCTGGACGGCCGCTGGGCCGCCGCCGCGAACGAACTCGGCCTGCCCGGTGCGCACTTCAGGGAGGCGTACTTCGCCCCCACGTTCTCCAAGTTCCAGGGGAAGACGATCGGCGGGATGCAGATCCACGTCCACGACAAGGCCGCGTACGACCCCGTCCGCACCGGAGTCGCCCTGCTCGTGACCGCCAGGAACGTCTGGTCCGGGTTCGCCTGGCGCCCCGACAACTGGATCGACAAGCTCACCGGCTCCGCCCTGGTCCGCACGATGATCGACGCCGGCGCGGACACCGACGAGGTCGTGGCGGGCTGGCGCGAGGAGCTGAGCGCTTTCCGGCGGATTCGAAAGAATTACCTCCTCTACGGATGA
- the soxR gene encoding redox-sensitive transcriptional activator SoxR — MPQIPEKIHELTVGQLAARSGAAVSALHFYESKGLISSRRTTGNQRRYSRDALRRVAFVRAAQRVGIPLATIRDALSELPEERTPTREDWARLSEAWRSELDERIKQLNRLRDHLTDCIGCGCLSLDTCVLSNPDDVFGDRLTGSRLLVEQSRERQRGGRREREDAVDERC; from the coding sequence GTGCCCCAGATTCCCGAGAAGATCCATGAACTCACGGTCGGCCAGCTCGCCGCCCGCAGCGGCGCCGCCGTCTCCGCCCTGCACTTCTACGAGTCCAAGGGCCTGATCAGCAGCCGCCGCACCACGGGCAACCAGCGCCGCTACTCCCGTGACGCGCTGCGCAGGGTCGCGTTCGTCCGGGCCGCCCAGCGGGTCGGCATCCCCCTGGCCACGATCCGCGACGCCCTCTCCGAGCTGCCCGAGGAACGCACGCCCACCCGCGAGGACTGGGCCCGGCTCTCCGAGGCCTGGCGCTCCGAACTCGACGAGCGCATCAAGCAGTTGAACCGGCTGCGCGACCACCTCACCGACTGCATCGGCTGCGGCTGTCTCTCCCTCGACACCTGCGTCCTGTCCAACCCGGACGACGTCTTCGGCGACCGGCTGACCGGGTCGCGACTGCTGGTCGAGCAGAGCCGGGAGCGGCAGCGGGGCGGACGCCGGGAGCGGGAGGACGCGGTGGACGAGCGCTGCTGA
- a CDS encoding penicillin acylase family protein has translation MPRRTSRTALDRLRTPGRLTGFLKSASVCVLIAGLLSPLAQTAAAAEAATPNDYCGGQCSDILPPGENGNATLAQILLNQAFGTQPDHAEDQLGPYANLAKGYPALTNSTINTFFNDASFGVAADQVASTLSPAGRTDVKIVRDKKTGVPHITGTTRYGTEFGAGYAAAQDRLWLMDVFRHVGRGQLTTFAGGAPSNQGLEQQFWRNAPYTEADLQAQIDNAVANAGARGQQALADANAYLAGINAYIDASDSGRYFPGEYVLTGHKDSVTNAGTIDHFKLTDLVALASVIGALFGSGGGGEVNNAISLMAAQERYGVTKGTEVWESFRERNDPEAVLTVHNGESFPYAAKPADAQGEALPDAGSVATEPLVHDPTGTGADQSASAASATATANALTSAKRGMSNALVVSGKYTASGHPVAVFGPQTGYFAPQLLMLQEIQGPGISARGASFAGLSMYVELGRGQDYSWSATTSGQDIIDTYAVELCQDDYHYLYHGTCTAMDKIEQKNSWAPTTADGTAAGSYTMRVWKTKYGPVEYRATVGGKKVAYTTLRSSYMHEADSIIGFQMLNDPDYVKSPQDFQSAVQHINYTFNWFYADSTHTAYYNSGDNPVRASGVDAEFPVWAQAAYDWRNWNPTTNTADYTPASAHPNSIDQDYYISWNNKQAKDYTSAPWGEGSVHRGNLLEDRVKKLVAAGGVTRASLVKAMADASLADLRAEDVLPDLLKVVNSSTVTDSTAAAAVTKLQTWLTAGGKRTETSAGSKKYADADAIRILDAWWPLLTKGIFEPGLGTGLYTALQANLPVDESPSAAHGPTGAHAGSSFQYGWWSYVDKDVRAVLGESVQGPLANKYCGGGSLSACRDILISTLKTAAGKTAAQVYPGDSLCSAGDQWCADSIVQRTLGGIKHSNISWQNRPTFQQVVEFTSHR, from the coding sequence ATGCCACGGCGCACCTCACGCACCGCACTCGACAGACTGAGAACTCCCGGCAGACTCACCGGGTTCCTGAAGTCCGCTTCCGTATGCGTCCTGATTGCCGGCCTTTTGTCCCCGCTTGCCCAGACCGCGGCCGCCGCCGAGGCCGCGACGCCGAACGACTACTGCGGCGGCCAGTGTTCCGACATCCTGCCGCCCGGCGAGAACGGCAACGCCACCCTCGCGCAGATCCTCCTCAACCAGGCCTTCGGCACCCAGCCCGACCACGCCGAGGACCAGCTCGGCCCCTACGCCAACCTGGCCAAGGGGTACCCCGCACTCACCAACTCCACCATCAACACCTTCTTCAACGACGCGTCGTTCGGGGTCGCCGCCGATCAAGTCGCCTCCACCCTGAGCCCCGCGGGCCGCACCGACGTGAAGATCGTCCGGGACAAGAAGACCGGTGTGCCGCACATCACCGGTACCACCAGGTACGGCACCGAGTTCGGCGCGGGCTACGCGGCCGCTCAGGACCGGCTGTGGCTCATGGACGTCTTCCGCCACGTCGGCCGCGGCCAGCTGACCACCTTCGCCGGCGGCGCCCCCTCCAACCAGGGCCTGGAGCAGCAGTTCTGGCGCAACGCGCCCTACACCGAGGCCGATCTCCAGGCGCAGATCGACAACGCCGTCGCCAATGCGGGCGCCCGCGGCCAGCAGGCCCTCGCCGACGCCAACGCCTACCTCGCCGGCATCAACGCCTACATCGACGCCTCCGACAGCGGCCGCTACTTCCCCGGCGAGTACGTCCTGACCGGCCACAAGGACTCCGTCACCAACGCCGGCACCATCGACCACTTCAAGCTCACCGACCTGGTCGCGCTGGCCTCCGTCATCGGCGCCCTCTTCGGCTCCGGGGGCGGCGGCGAGGTCAACAACGCGATCTCGCTGATGGCCGCCCAGGAGCGGTACGGCGTGACGAAGGGCACCGAGGTCTGGGAGTCCTTCCGCGAGCGCAACGACCCCGAGGCGGTCCTCACCGTCCACAACGGCGAGAGCTTCCCGTACGCCGCCAAGCCCGCCGACGCACAGGGCGAGGCGCTGCCCGACGCCGGTTCGGTGGCCACCGAACCCCTGGTCCACGACCCGACGGGCACCGGCGCCGACCAGAGCGCCTCGGCGGCCTCCGCCACGGCCACCGCGAACGCCCTCACCTCGGCCAAGCGCGGCATGTCCAACGCCCTCGTGGTCAGCGGGAAGTACACCGCAAGCGGCCACCCGGTCGCCGTCTTCGGCCCGCAGACCGGGTACTTCGCACCCCAGCTGCTCATGCTCCAGGAGATCCAGGGCCCGGGCATCAGCGCCCGCGGTGCCTCCTTCGCGGGCCTGAGCATGTACGTCGAACTCGGCCGCGGCCAGGACTACTCGTGGAGCGCCACGACCTCCGGCCAGGACATCATCGACACCTACGCCGTCGAACTGTGCCAGGACGACTACCACTACCTGTACCACGGCACCTGCACGGCCATGGACAAGATCGAGCAGAAGAACTCCTGGGCCCCGACCACGGCCGACGGCACCGCCGCGGGCTCGTACACGATGAGGGTCTGGAAGACGAAGTACGGCCCCGTCGAGTACCGCGCGACCGTCGGCGGCAAGAAGGTCGCCTACACCACCCTGCGCTCCTCCTACATGCACGAGGCCGACTCGATCATCGGCTTCCAGATGCTGAACGACCCGGACTACGTCAAGAGCCCGCAGGACTTCCAGAGCGCGGTGCAGCACATCAACTACACCTTCAACTGGTTCTACGCCGACTCCACGCACACCGCGTACTACAACAGCGGTGACAACCCGGTGCGCGCGAGCGGCGTCGACGCCGAGTTCCCGGTGTGGGCCCAGGCGGCGTACGACTGGAGGAACTGGAACCCGACCACCAACACCGCCGACTACACGCCGGCCTCCGCGCACCCCAACTCCATCGACCAGGACTACTACATCTCCTGGAACAACAAGCAGGCCAAGGACTACACCAGCGCGCCCTGGGGCGAGGGCTCGGTGCACCGCGGCAACCTGCTGGAGGACCGGGTGAAGAAACTGGTCGCGGCCGGCGGGGTCACCCGGGCCTCGCTGGTGAAGGCCATGGCGGACGCCTCCCTCGCCGACCTGCGCGCCGAGGACGTCCTGCCCGACCTGCTCAAGGTGGTCAACAGCTCGACGGTCACCGACTCCACGGCCGCGGCCGCGGTGACCAAGCTGCAGACCTGGCTGACGGCCGGCGGCAAGCGCACCGAGACCTCGGCGGGTTCGAAGAAGTACGCCGACGCCGACGCGATCCGCATCCTGGACGCGTGGTGGCCGCTGCTGACCAAGGGCATCTTCGAACCGGGCCTGGGCACCGGCCTGTACACCGCCCTCCAGGCCAACCTGCCCGTCGACGAGTCCCCGTCGGCCGCGCACGGCCCCACCGGCGCCCACGCGGGCAGCTCCTTCCAGTACGGCTGGTGGAGCTACGTCGACAAGGACGTCCGCGCGGTGCTCGGTGAGAGCGTGCAGGGCCCGCTGGCGAACAAGTACTGCGGCGGTGGCAGCCTCAGCGCCTGCCGGGACATCCTGATCAGCACCCTGAAGACCGCGGCCGGCAAGACCGCGGCCCAGGTCTACCCCGGCGACTCCCTGTGCTCGGCGGGCGATCAGTGGTGCGCCGACTCGATCGTGCAGCGCACCCTGGGCGGCATCAAGCACTCCAACATCAGCTGGCAGAACCGTCCGACCTTCCAGCAGGTGGTGGAGTTCACCTCGCACCGGTAA
- a CDS encoding serine-threonine protein kinase: MADPAMSVTPYWELTFDADGDPHTGRRDRLLAEVVDRGVEDLIVFSHGWNSDRSGATRLCSSFFAPFPELAPAARLGYVGVVWPSMRFSDEPIPDFPRAVAAELPPRPVLDKDTRHALLETFPGRATVIDQLARLLDQQPREDAELEEFGRLVRMLVEVVPPGPQALFAADTLAEGVPQDEPEILAGSAAAVCEEFAQALADLESPDGVQGFSIPNPWDGAHELLRQGTYYAMKRRAGTVGERGLGRVVGQLAAAAPGVRVHLVGHSFGGRLVSFALRGLPEGVRTVKSVTLLQGAFSHYAFTTRLPHDPRAGGVLQGQQNRVDGPLVCCHSSHDSALGTLYPLASRMAGDARGVAAFDIGRTLGPKWGAMGHDGVQAVPGTVSLKLAEALRKLPVKGCVNVDTAAVVRRGGPPSGAHSDICHRELAQLVLTAGRIR, encoded by the coding sequence ATGGCGGATCCGGCGATGAGCGTGACGCCGTACTGGGAGCTGACCTTCGACGCCGACGGTGACCCGCACACCGGTCGGCGGGACCGGCTGCTCGCGGAGGTCGTGGACCGGGGCGTCGAGGACCTGATCGTCTTCTCGCACGGCTGGAACAGCGACCGCTCGGGGGCGACCCGCCTCTGCAGCAGCTTCTTCGCCCCGTTCCCGGAGCTCGCACCGGCCGCGAGACTCGGGTACGTGGGGGTCGTATGGCCGTCGATGCGGTTCTCCGACGAGCCGATCCCGGACTTCCCGCGGGCGGTGGCCGCCGAGCTGCCGCCGCGTCCGGTGCTCGACAAGGACACCCGGCACGCGCTGCTCGAGACCTTCCCGGGCAGGGCCACCGTGATCGACCAGTTGGCCCGGCTGCTGGACCAGCAGCCGCGCGAGGACGCCGAGTTGGAGGAGTTCGGGCGGCTGGTGCGGATGCTGGTGGAGGTCGTGCCGCCGGGGCCGCAGGCGTTGTTCGCTGCGGACACCCTGGCGGAGGGCGTGCCGCAGGACGAGCCGGAGATCCTCGCCGGGTCGGCGGCGGCGGTGTGCGAGGAGTTCGCGCAGGCCCTCGCCGATCTCGAATCCCCGGACGGAGTACAGGGGTTCTCGATTCCCAACCCGTGGGACGGCGCGCACGAACTGCTGCGGCAGGGCACGTACTACGCGATGAAGCGGCGCGCCGGCACGGTCGGCGAGCGGGGGCTCGGCCGGGTGGTCGGGCAGCTCGCCGCCGCGGCGCCCGGGGTGCGGGTGCATCTCGTGGGACACAGCTTCGGCGGGCGGCTGGTGTCGTTCGCGCTGCGCGGCCTGCCGGAGGGGGTGCGGACGGTCAAGTCCGTCACACTGCTCCAAGGGGCCTTCTCGCACTACGCGTTCACCACCCGGCTCCCGCACGACCCGCGCGCGGGAGGTGTGCTGCAGGGGCAGCAGAACCGGGTGGACGGGCCGCTGGTGTGCTGTCACTCCAGCCATGACTCGGCGCTCGGCACCCTGTACCCGCTGGCCTCGCGCATGGCGGGGGACGCGAGGGGTGTCGCGGCCTTCGACATCGGCCGGACGCTGGGCCCCAAGTGGGGTGCCATGGGGCACGACGGGGTGCAGGCCGTGCCGGGCACGGTGTCCCTGAAGCTCGCCGAGGCTCTCAGGAAGCTGCCGGTGAAGGGCTGCGTGAACGTCGACACGGCGGCCGTCGTCAGACGCGGTGGACCGCCCTCGGGCGCGCACAGCGACATCTGCCACCGCGAGCTGGCCCAACTGGTGCTGACGGCGGGCCGCATCCGCTGA